One stretch of Paenibacillus sp. FSL R5-0341 DNA includes these proteins:
- a CDS encoding VanZ family protein: MSSYVFPVQTAFLIFVVAAMFLLVPWLIYGYRKDGFFSWSRFGVSFSFIFYILAAYCLVILPFPTTRDTCAQQAADTIYYNLVPFTFVKDIMKETPIVWSQPSTYIGMIQGRAFLQVLFNVLLLMPLGVYIRYFFQKRSFWTYALLGGFGLSLFFEITQITGFYGYYNCPYRLFDVDDLLLNTSGTILGFVTAPILLALFPSRASIQAKSEQIVEQNRVYTMPQLLALMIDGFVVVFLSNLISIFTASDVISDALSTSIAMVIVLFFIPWVRNGVTPGSAILRFRYVDRQTGTATSESLFKRFIALYVPWLLFTIIRLVNDYAFSGHPDVILEPYRAWISVGMFGLSMLISFILFVHILIVLFSRGKRSFYFDEVSRTRASRK, encoded by the coding sequence ATGTCTTCATATGTTTTCCCTGTGCAAACGGCTTTTTTGATCTTTGTCGTCGCGGCCATGTTCTTGCTGGTGCCGTGGTTGATCTATGGTTATCGTAAAGACGGCTTCTTTAGCTGGTCGCGGTTTGGCGTAAGCTTTTCCTTTATCTTTTATATTCTGGCTGCCTATTGCCTCGTCATTCTCCCGTTTCCGACTACACGAGATACCTGTGCGCAACAAGCGGCTGACACGATCTACTACAATCTGGTTCCATTCACCTTTGTCAAAGACATCATGAAAGAAACGCCCATTGTATGGTCCCAGCCATCCACCTATATCGGAATGATTCAGGGCAGAGCCTTTCTGCAAGTGTTGTTTAATGTCCTGCTTCTCATGCCGCTGGGTGTATACATCCGTTATTTTTTTCAAAAAAGATCGTTCTGGACGTATGCCCTGCTTGGCGGATTCGGGCTTTCCTTATTCTTCGAGATCACCCAAATCACCGGATTTTACGGTTATTATAATTGTCCTTACCGCCTCTTCGATGTAGATGATTTGCTATTGAATACGTCAGGAACCATACTTGGATTTGTCACAGCGCCCATCCTGCTTGCTTTATTCCCATCACGTGCAAGCATTCAGGCGAAGAGCGAACAGATTGTGGAGCAGAACCGAGTGTATACTATGCCTCAATTGCTCGCACTAATGATTGATGGATTCGTTGTTGTCTTCCTTTCGAATCTAATCTCCATCTTCACAGCATCTGATGTGATCAGTGATGCGCTAAGTACATCCATTGCTATGGTCATTGTCCTATTCTTCATCCCTTGGGTGCGAAATGGGGTAACTCCAGGATCGGCCATCTTGCGCTTCCGCTATGTGGATCGTCAGACTGGCACAGCTACCAGTGAATCTCTATTTAAAAGATTTATCGCACTCTATGTTCCATGGCTACTATTTACGATCATTCGCTTGGTCAACGACTATGCGTTTTCCGGTCATCCGGATGTCATACTTGAACCCTATCGCGCATGGATCTCCGTGGGAATGTTTGGTCTATCTATGCTGATCTCCTTCATCTTGTTCGTCCATATCTTGATTGTGCTGTTCTCCCGTGGAAAACGTTCCTTCTACTTCGATGAGGTGTCCCGCACACGGGCCTCTCGTAAATAG